From the genome of Nicotiana sylvestris chromosome 1, ASM39365v2, whole genome shotgun sequence:
ctaacatgaaagatgttgggataggagcagtacttgtttctgaaacagggcatcactaccctgttatggctcaacttcgattctactgtactaacaacatggctcaGTATGAGGCATGTATCCTGGGTTTGAGGATGgatgtggatatgggtgtccaggaagtcttggtcttgggtgactcggaccttctggtgcaccagattcagggagaatgggaaacacgagatttaaaactcatacagTACCGATAGTGCTTGCaggatctttgtcagcggttccaatcaatagagttcaggtatattccaaggattcacaatgaggtcgccgatgttttggctactctggcgtcaatgttgcaccatcccaataaggcttatatggatccTTTGAAGATTCAGATCcacgatcaacatgcttactataatgtggtggaagaagagctcgatagggaaccttggtttcacgatatcaaggaatacatcaggatgggggtgtatccagtacaagccacatgtgatcaaaagagaacaattaggcggtTGACAAGCgattttttcttcagcggaggggttatgtacaaaaggactccagaccttgggctactgagatgcatagatgctaggcaggctacaactattatgatcgaagtacattctggagtctgtggaccgcacatgggTGGGTaaatgttggcaaagaagattctccgagcaggttattattggctcactatggagcgagattgtatcagtttcgtgtaaatgtcatcagtgccaagtgcatgaggatttgattcattctccaccatctgaattacacacgatgtctgcaccatggccttttgtagcatggggcatggatgtcattgggccaattgagccatcagcatcaaatgggcacgggttcattctggtggccatagactacttcaccaagtgggtagaggctaaaacattcaagtttgtaaccaagaaggcggtggttgattttgttcactcaaatatcatttgccggtttgggataccaaaggtgatcattaaaaacaatggggctaatctcaatagtcatctgatgaaagaggtgtgtcaacaatttaagattacacatcgcaattccaccccatattgcCCCaaggagcagtcgaggcagccaacaagaatataaagaagatacttcgaaaaatggtggagggttctaggcagtGACATGAAAAAttgtcgtttgcattgttgggttatcgcactactgtccgtacttcagtagggacgactccttacttgttggtgtatggcaccgaagtagtgatacccacagaagtggaaattccatcccttcaaattgtcgcggaggctgagatcgatgatgatgagtgggtcaaaacccgcttggaacaattgagtttgatcgacgagaaaagattggcagtagtgtgtcatggccaattgtatcaacaaagaatggcaagagcaaataataagaaggtgcatccacggaagcttgaagtaggtcagcaagtGTTAAgatgtatccttccacatcaggctgaggccaaaggcaagttcgctccaaactggcaggggtcattcatcgtaactagagtgttaTCAAATggcgctttgtatttaacagatatagaaggcaagtgtgtagaaatggacatcaattccgatgcggtcaagagatactatgtatgattttccttggttaatttatatttgtttgtatttggcatatttttgaagatttggaatgacgaaggcattttgttctgctatctaaacactttatcctttgttaccccctttgagccttatttattttctttcatacccctctttcagaaTCAATAGCAAATATCAAAAACATAAACGTGAAAGATAAtcaaaggaagaagagaaaaagagaaagaaaagaatggaaagagaaagaaaaaaagaataaaacaacaaaaagagaaaagaaaacaaaaaagagaaagaaaagaaagagaaaagagaaaatcataacaacaaagtaatttctatgacatgaactacatttgacctgattccttttaaggatacgtaggcagcctcacggttcggtcccatcaaaataaaaatccaaaagtccccaaacaagaaactggggcagaagttgtggttgttgtcagaaatctgattccgaaagttgtaatttttaacccattcaaattgttttgagcctttgatatcctttctttctaaccctatccaaaagcccgcATTAcgttccaaagaaagaccttccgaccagtcttcgagagatgccaagtcaagcaagtggaggtgattcatatcaagggcaacactctggtccaagcaaaaaatattgaaaatgagagagtcttattggtgaaaaccctcacgggcaccgtaaggcgatgggagctgagagaaataaaaaatgagagagtcttattggtgaaaacctccacGGACACTGTAAGGCGAAAGTAAGTTGAGGGATGGACAAATGAGAGAGgattgttggtgaaaacccttcaaggcaccgcaggccgaacaaggtcaaggctttggtgaagaaatcaggttatagAAATTCCGAGGCaacaagtatggcaactgaaagttgatcgatggacagattgggccgattaatccgaaatgcatgtcatgatcattggtgctagttgctccactcagataagtcctttttctttttttcccttcaGAAAGTCTTCCCGTTTTGGATTTTGCTGATCcctaactctgaaagtcattgcatttaacttcttttgggtttatttctctaagatgttcccaatgtctgttttgtttaagcaaataggaaggaatttcaaagcctactaccaacttccaaagttaCACAAGGCGCAGTGCAGCCAAGGCATTGGTAGAGGTAGTATTACGTGAAATGGGACATAAGGTGCCAGTGAAAGTTCCATCGGCGGAATGATtcagtaatttcatgggagatgcagaagTTTAGTTAAATGGGTCAGAggtgaaacaacggttcgggtatagaacaTTTGGGTCATCCGAGGTCACGTGGATTGAAAATCCATCAGAAAgccaagcggttcagggccagttcggggaagccattcaaaacaaaacaatgcggCGGAAAGACTTTTAGCAAAGAATGCCATAAACTAACCACCTCATTTTAAGCTAAGATTTTtgtttgattgaaacaggggcagaaagtttcgtTTGTTTCGGGGAACCCCTCCATAAGGAAAgacaagcaccagacaggtttgacttttgatttgcaggacccgcctggataatgggatttagtttttaaattctcaggaccctcatagataatgggatttagtttttaaattctcaggaccctcatggataatgggatttagtttttaagttttcaggaccctcctagataatgagatttaaatttaaaatctcaggaccctcctggataatgggatttagtttttaagttttcaggaccctcctagataatgagatttagtttttaaaagttctcaggaccctcctggataatgagatttagtttttaaattctcaggaccctcctggataatggaatttaattttaaatttttaggaccctcctagataatgagatttagtgtttaaattctcaggaccctcctggataataggatttaattttaaattttcagggccttcctggataatgggatttagtttttaaattctcaggaccctcctagataatgagatttaattttaaattttcaggactctcctggataatgggatttaattttaaaatgtcagggccctcctggataatgggatttaattttaaattttcaggaccctcctggataatgggatttaattttaaattttcaagaccctactggataatgagatttagtttttaaattctcaggaccttcctggataatgggatttaattttaaattttcaggaccctcctagataatgggatttatttttaaattttcaggacccttctagataatggaatttaattttaaattttcagggccctcctggataatgggatttaattttaaaatttcaggacccttctggataatgggatttagtttttaaattctcaggaccatcctagataatgggatttaattttaaggttttcatagataacaagatttagcggaagtcttacCTTTGGGAAATATAACTTAGCTTTAAAACTGTCatataactaggagttttcaggatcctcctggataatggatctagcttttaaaatttatagagatatttggtaacatgattcaattaacacacACAGATGCGCCCAACACCAAACTGGGACAGgagttttctttgtttgtctctgtctattttgtggaaatcaggcgcccacttggagaacaggggaatacatttcaagtttttataatcaggcgcccacctggaaaataagggaatacatttcaagtttcggtaatcaggcgcccacctggagaacaagggaatatattgcaagttcagcaatcaggcgcccacctggagaacaaggaatatagttcaagtttcagttttcaagttcttactgatgtTTGGTAATATGTCAAATTCGGGTAGAAGTTTCttcgtttttgtctattttgtggaaatcaggtgcccacctgaagaacaagggaatacattttcaagttcagaaatcaggcgcccacctgaagaacaagggaatacatttcaaatctagtaattaggcacccacctggagaataagggagtataGTCCAAGTTTCGGGTTTCAAGTTCCTGGTGATATTTGGTAATATGTCAAATTCGGGTAGaagtttcttcatttttttctattttgtggaaatcaggcgcccacctggagaacaggagaatacatttttcaagttcagtaatcaggcgcccacctggaaaactagggaatacattgttcaaagttcagtaatcaggcgcccacctggaaaacaagggaatacatttcaagttcagcaatcaggcgcccacctggagaacaagggaatacattcaagtttcagcaatcaggcatccacctggagaaagggaaacatctcagattataatTCAAGGTGGTaacaaggggattccaccagAAGATaccagtcaacaaggcaacaagaaccacaagaacaagtttgaagatatagataggattttttaatgcatagatcatattctagtctagcttcttttcattttatcatggtgtaataagggggttcagtaagcagtagcagcagcagcaacaacagtgaaatcacagcttcatggtagtcccaactaccataacttcccgaactacactgacctgattcctttatagccaaggatatgtaggcaacctcggaagcagggtgaggtcaaatctttcaaaaatgcttcccacggagtattcgaacgggcaaaaatcgctcgtatcctctcactttatctttgcacgaaaactcatTCATGttttgggcaaagaggggcagttgtgagcacgtgatttttgccatatatgaattactcccacaaattcagaacaaaataattttttctgttgtttgcaatttcgtggatttttgtggcatttttagttaattgcttgcatttgtctgtgcatatttattttattaactaataaaaaatacaaaaaatatgttgcatttgcatttaggatttaattttgcatttttaaatcaattagtaatttagttgctttacaaaaatgaaaaatcataaaaaaatggTGTATCTTGCATTGTTCAATTTTTAGATTTGAATTTTGGTATTTAAtcagttgtaataattattagggtaattaatttaattttctagaataatttggtttaggaattAAGTTGGGTTatgttttattttcatttttagaaaaaagaaaaggaatttaaaagaattgaaaaaagaaggaaagaattgAGAAGGATCAATTTTGGGCCAAACTAATTAAATTCCCCAGCCCAAATCATTTTTCTCCCCAAAACCATGTAAACCCGCGCCCCAACCCGGTCCAGCCCCACTGcccaaccaaacgacgtcgtttgccTCTCCTGGATCCCAGCCGTTAATCTCCATTGATCCGACGGTTGGGAAGTAGCCTCCCCAGGCTATTTAAGTGTCCGAATAAACCCTACCCCCCTCAGAACCCACCCCCACCCTGTCTCTCTCTCACCTTTGCCCTTCAAAGTCCAAACCCTAACCCGCTGCCCCTAGTTCTCGTCGCCTTTACCCGGCTGCGCCACCTACTCTCACCTTCAAACTAACACCCCATGACTCCTtcactcccctctttccaaatAGCCACCTCGTTCCCATCGAACATGGCCAGAACTCTTCGAATTTTGAATCTAGGGTTCGAGCCCTAGAAGCCAAAACCAAGTTCATTCACGCAAGATCACCTCTCCGGTGTTTATGAGCGTTCAAGGCCGATTTTATCGCGAAATAATGTTATTCTCTtattcttgacaaagaacaagtgattaaTATTATTTTGCGGTTTAAATCGAGAGTAAGTCGCGAGTTCGAGTGTTAGGTGAGTTCTATTTCTTTGTTTGTCCATTTTCGTTCGTCTTTTCTCttcctccttttcttcttctatgATTGTTCATATGGCATGTTCTTGGTCTGAATTTGTTGAAGAATTTTGAACCCGGATGTCccctttagattaatttaggatacGTTTCATCTATCTTTCAGTTTTTCTTTTTCAAgcttctacttgttgtttttcGTCTTCTTAATTTTATGTTAAGTTATGGCGCTTTCTATTAATTAGCTGGAATTGGGTTttattaatttagtttaattccGTTCAGGGGTTTAGCTTAACAGAAAATAAATGGTTAGCTCATATTTTGGGTTTTTGTTGTTACTTCTCACTCGGATTTAGCTTAACAGAAAATAAATGGTTAGCTCATATTTTGGGTTTTTGTTGTTACTTCTCACTCGGATTGGTCATTTGGGGTTCTGACCTTTTGGTTTGGGCTTTGGATGCAAGGTTGACCCGTCCATTTGGGTTTGAACCATTGATCCAAATTGACCCATAGTTGGTTTTTAGGctgaagaagtaaatttcagggGTGAGGGGGATAGTCTGGGTAAAAAGCATAGGGAATATTTTTGTAACAGAacaggaagcttctaggaagctggggaggggggCTGTTTTGAATTTTGGTTTTTAACTAGGGGTATCTAAGCTGTAATGAAAATTTCAAAAGGTCCTAATTGCAAAACTGATACTTGGAAGCTGCCCTAAATGCCTTGTCCATAAAGGTTCTCTAACTTGGCATTCAAGGCAGAAGAAATAGAGATAGAAAACCTGAAACACTGAACGACTGCTTCTTTTTTAAGAAATTCTAGAACAGCTTTGAATTGCAGGCAATTTCCAAAAATCTATTGAAAGTTCTGCTTAGTTGTTGGTTCTTCTGATCTTATTATCTTAGTTCAGATCACTAGAAACTAAAGGTTTTACCTTCTGGGTTAAAAATGAATTGAATCGTGGGTATTTAAAGTTGGGTTTGAATTTGATTTGGGAATACTGTTTCATTGCTGGGTACTAGACTGTTTCTGCTGCTGACACTCTACTGATCCTCCATTTTTTTGCTCTTTCAATATCCAGGtacatttcttctaaattctatttaATGTGAAGTCCAATTTGAAGATGAAAATAAAAACAGAATTGAAAGCATGGCAATAGCTCTATTTGTACCACAGTTGTATTTCTCTCATGATGTTTGTGCTTTCGGTCACTTGATTTACAATGTATTCTAGCTAGTTTCTGTTTTGAATAGCTGTTTTCTCATAGTTGTATGTGGTTAAGGACTGTTAGAATGTTATGTTAAAGGATTCAGACATTTTAAAAATGCCTTTAGGTTGCTTTAGTCTTAGGCGAAATGAGTAACCATAATCAGtattaatttcatgtttaatttggTGTAAAGAGGCTAATGGCAAAAATGTTGTTGCTTGATGTGCTATGTAATAGTTAAGTTGAAGCCACGAAAAGACCAATTTGATTTGCTTGGTTCTTGTTGCTGGATCGAAAGTTTAATTGGGCCTATGCTTGATCCCttggtttgtttttgttgtttagAGTTTGTTTGGGGTTCTTCATGACTGATGTAGAGTCAATTGTTAGCCTTTGTTTTCTTAGGGGTATGAATATTGGTGAAATGATATTTTCAGAGTTATAAGATTCCTAGAGTTGATCTATTATTACTTTGAAGACCAATGTTGTAGAATTAAATCACTGTTTTAATTATGCTTTTGAATTCATGATAAGTTTGGCGGATTCTGCTACATTTCAAATGACGAGTCAAACTGTGTATGAGCTTTATGACATCAATTATTACATCTTTGTTATGGAATGTGATTTGGCATCAAAAATACATTGCGTATCtgtttaaaattgaaaaaatggtCAGTACTTGTTTTGACCTCAAGTTTTCTCCTAAAAAAACGTAATTTGCTTCAGGTAATGGCCATGCATCATGTAATTGGGCCTTTGTCATTGGCCCAGTTGTGTCTAAGGCCCCTTAACTGATCCCGTCCGATTTTGGGCTTTTCCTGGAGTCCAATTCCCTTTTTAATGGTTTGGTTATTGTTACTTGAGTCTGGAGCTCTCTTATTTCCAAATGTAGGCCAATTTAGTGATTGCATAGGTTGTTCGTAGTCATTTATACAGAATTTAGTTTGGTTAAAACCCGAACTCCTTAGTTCTTTAATTAGTGGAGGTGAGCCATACTAGATAACAtcaataatttatggccctctaAAACATTGTTTGAATTCTCTTTtagaattggaattgaggtgTCGTGccaaaataaaatcttaaaatgcacggccctcacttaattaattttgtttatccttagaaatcgaggcgtacCATTTAGtgaaattccatggccctcgcaaagtgcaaaagcgtagttgctttaggcgcgtattttaataattactttcctaaattcgggtgcgcatttatgtgacccaaatccaaatgacaacgatgttaaaatatgtctaagatcacgggtgcatttatgtgacgtggttcgagacgtgttttaataacgttgcaattttcttctaaaattgaataaaagcagttaaaagttagaatttgcacataggttcataattatttaaaatcagataattaagatgaatataatagttgagcgaccgtgctagaaccacggaactcgggaatgcctaacaccttctcccgggttaacagaattccttacccggatttctgtgttcgcggactgtaatacagagtcaatcttttcctcgattcggcgtttgaaccggtgacttgggacaccataaattatcccaagtggcaactctgaatcttttaataataaatctcgtttcgattgtcctttaattgaaaaaaactcctttataccctttccgagggtgtaggtaaaaaggaggtgtgacagtgaacCTACAAACCAATGACCATTTTGATATATTTTGTTATAGTTGTCTAATTTTGGAATTTGACGAGGTAGAAGTCATGATCTAGGTCTATTAATTGGAGTGTTTCATCAAGTTGCCTGAGAGAGTTTAGTTTGGTCTTAAGGTTTGTATAGCACATTTTTTTTTCCTAGCAATTTGGTAATTATAGCTTGCGGCAAAGGACGGTATAGCCTTAGTTTGTCATTAATTAGTGGTTATGGGTATGAAAAATAGATAATTGGTTTGGTTGGAGTTTTCTTCTTCTAGGGATAATTTCTTCAAGAATTCCGCTTAAGGGTGGGgttgattggtggaggaggaggggagaGAGTGTCTCGAAAACTCACCTTGTTTGTGTTGATAGTTGAGGCGTTGGTTTCCTCATCTATGTTCATGGCTTCCTTAGGCTTGATGCTTCGATTTAATTAATCCTTCTCTTGATCTGATAGCTCGTTTTCAGATGCTTCCTTCATGCTCTTTTTTCAAAGCTAGCAATTCTTCAAATTCTCTTCGATTTTTTCTTAAAACTTTACGAAACTAGCGTTTAATAGCTTTCTTAACTTGGTTACACTACCAAAAGTGCTCAAATTTTGCATATTTGAAGgattatttttgtaaaaattaaCATTTTACGAATCAACTTAATTCATGTGTTAGACTTAAAGGACTATTTTAACCAAAAAAACGCAATATATATTAATTAATGCTACCAAAAGAAATTGCTTCAAGCTATCTTCCGACACTATATCATTTATACATCTGAGTCCCTCATATAATTGTAGAAATGGAGATCGGAGTCCTTTCTTCTGTGACAAAGAAAATTATAAGGAGTACTATACTCGTTCTTTTGCTTCTCTCATTTGGTATGTAATTATCAATttaatttttttccattttttatttgATTAGCATTTATTCCATAACAATAAATTATCCTCATAAGAAGCATTTTGTAAATCAAATTACTTGGTCccatatttattatatatatttctgtttattttttcttaatttgaattcctctttaattttttatttttatttttgtgtcaAAGTGCTTGTGGCAACAGGTGATCATAAAGCTGCGCCTGAGTGCCAAGGAAAATGCGAGGATTTTCCAGACTGTGatgaatttgtaaaagaataAGATTTAGCTCAGGGCAATGTATTCCACCCCGTCACCAATTCTG
Proteins encoded in this window:
- the LOC138868900 gene encoding uncharacterized protein, translating into MHIDELEHIAKPGWKLFFDGVANMKDVGIGAVLVSETGHHYPVMAQLRFYCTNNMAQYEACILGLRMDVDMGVQEVLVLEFRYIPRIHNEVADVLATLASMLHHPNKAYMDPLKIQIHDQHAYYNVVEEELDREPWFHDIKEYIRMGVYPVQATCDQKRTIRRLTSDFFFSGGVMYKRTPDLGLLRCIDARQATTIMIEVHSGVCGPHMGG